A window of the Acipenser ruthenus chromosome 30, fAciRut3.2 maternal haplotype, whole genome shotgun sequence genome harbors these coding sequences:
- the LOC117395652 gene encoding CLOCK-interacting pacemaker-like, translating into MRAGRCESEKDSGYSDSSSEYLQMDSEDHHPPSSSSSSSSSSSSSSSSSSVTRRSGGLTPVYIVKNLVIKQPLTLQTHTGPILHSQLAWGRQSALTTVSGQGAAQVLFIQQPRAGAQLKLPRKKKDTYLPILNSYPRIAPHPMKSPDQRAGKPGKHGSLGGAHAGKSQSKRVCVADRREWVPSSKLQEKPERNFHQPSPQPLIPSESPDLCSLLSPCPTELPVSGPPSVSSSETSSLSASSLLTHPGESWRESKASSDLEKQHRFLNTVEILNRSGLLGITLRTKELIRQNHSTQRQIQELREHARLLCLAVRCNQPQDWARLQEAMVNSGYGDLTGELASTTAAAAASSPQPRGPVWEGGDPPLPAPALHSSKQDPDPERISSSTHASLPSARRSW; encoded by the exons ACAGCAGCTCAGAGTACCTGCAGATGGACTCTGAGGACcaccaccccccctcctcctcctcctcctcctcttcctcctcatcttcctcctcctcctccagcagtgTGACTCGCCGCTCGGGGGGCCTCACCCCTGTCTACATCGTTAAGAACCTGGTCATCAAACAG ccccTGACATTGCAGACCCACACTGGCCCTATTCTCCACAGCCAGCTGGCATGGGGCCGTCAGTCGGCTCTAACCACAGTGAGCGGTCAGGGGGCCGCCCAGGTCCTGTTTATCCAGCAGCCCAGAGCCGGCGCTCAGCTCAAACTCCCCCGCAAGAAAAAGGACACCTACCTCCCCATCCTGAACTCTTACCCCCGCATCGCCCCGCACCCCATGAAGAGCCCTGACCAGAGGGCAGGGAAACCGGGAAAGCATGGAAGCCTTGGGGGAGCGCACGCGGGGAAGAGCCAGAGCAAGAGAGTCTGTGTGGCGGACAGGAGGGAGTGGGTGCCCTCGTCCAAATTGCAGGAGAAGCCGGAGAGGAACTTCCATCAACCCTCCCCACAGCCCCTCATCCCTTCAGAGAGCCCCGACCTGTGCAGCCTCCTCTCCCCCTGCCCCACAGAGCTCCCTGTGTCTGGGCCTCCTTCAGTCTCCAGCTCTGAGACTTCGTCTTTATCTGCCTCTTCTCTGCTGACCCACCCCGGGGAGTCCTGGAGGGAATCCAAGGCTTCCTCAGACCTGGAGAAGCAGCACCGCTTCCTCAACACAGTGGAGATCCTGAACCGCTCCGGCCTACTGGGCATCACCCTGAGGACCAAGGAGTTGATCCGGCAGAACCACAGCACCCAGCGCCAGATCCAGGAGCTGCGGGAGCACGCCAGGCTGCTCTGCCTGGCCGTCCGCTGCAACCAGCCTCAGGACTGGGCCCGGCTGCAGGAAGCCATGGTCAACTCGGGCTACGGCGATCTCACAGGGGAGCTAGCCAGCACCACCGCCGCCGCTGCTGCCTCCAGCCCACAGCCTCGGGGACCAGTCTGGGAGGGAGGGGACCCCCCGCTGCCTGCCCCTGCCCTGCACAGCAGCAAGCAGGATCCTGATCCCGAGAGGATCAGCAGCTCCACTCACGCCTCTCTGCCTTCAGCACGGCGCTCATGGTGA